The following is a genomic window from Miscanthus floridulus cultivar M001 chromosome 14, ASM1932011v1, whole genome shotgun sequence.
AGCTGCCTTTCATCATAAGAATTGTCTGATAGCACTAGGCAACGTAGGCTTTGTTTCTTGCCAAGTTTATGTATATCTTCTTGCTTCAATTGAGTATCTCGAAGGGTCATCTTGGAAATATGGTTGGCGTTGCAAAATAATTCGAGAAGGAACTTGTCACCCTTCAATTCAACCTCATTCACTTTTTGAAGGTCACTGACCCCAGTAAGCTTGGACCTTTTGTCATCCAAGGACAGAATGATCTTCTTCAGCTCAGGTGCTGCTCCAGTTTCAAAGATGATGTTGGTCCTTTTGGAGTCCTTAAAGCGAAAGCACACAAGATGTTGGAATTTGTCCTTCTTGAAGGTGAACCCGCGGGGTCACAGCACCAGTGGTGGAGCTCGATGAAGTTGCTGCAGTCGCGGGCGAGGTCACGGACCTGCTTCATCCACGTGCGCACCTGCTCGTCGTGCCCGCTGGTGGGACGAGCCATCCTGGCCAGGTGCTCCAGGAAGCTCTGCATGCTCTCCATCTCTTCCTTGAAGAACTCCATGTTGCTCCCGACTTTGCTCAGCAGCAGTGCCTCATTCCGGAGGAGGCCCAGCAGCGAGCTCACGGCGCCTGACGCGAGCTCAGCCATCGTTGAACAGACGATGCTCTGAGACCCTGCCCTGGCGTCCGCACCCCTTGCCTCTCACCGGCCGGCTAGCTGGTGTCTCCACTCCAGCAAAGGTAGATATGCTTAGACTAGTTTAGCTGAGCTAGCTAGCTGTTCGTCGTCCAATAGAGTGGATGACTTAATTAGGAGCAACACATGTTATTGCATCTTGTGTGGCTGCGTGGAAGGGATGACCCTTGTTTGTTCGAGCAACAACAATGGCGCATGGCATGCTCGGTAGTCCATACAGTACAAATGCTTTGATTTGCTTTGCCCTCAATGCATAGTTACTTTTTATTTCGGTTCAGATGGCAAGCATAGTACAATTCCTGTGAGGAATATGGATATTATTTGAGTGTTTCTTCAGTTAGTTAATTCAGAACTATGTCCGGATCCTTTACTTGATGCATATGTATCCTTTCTTCTGCCTTGCATGTCTATTCTAGCATCTTAATCCACTTTGTCTGACAAAAGGACAATCCATGAGCTGTTGTCCAACCTGACAAGAACAGGATGCCTTGCCAAGATGCAAGTGGCCAAGCTCACTATGTCCACATAATGTTAATTTCTTCTTAACAGACTATTGCAATTGTGATTAAGAGGGTTTATTAACATTCACTTGTATGGAGTCCAGCAAAGAGAAAAAGAGAGAATGGTTAACAGGTCTGAAGATTAATTTTCATAAGACTGAGGTGTTTGTGTTTGGAGTCTAGCAAAGAGAAAAAGAGAGAATGACAAACATTCATTATCTATCGTGATAAGAGTGGTTAACAGGTCTGAAGATTAATTTTCATATGAGTGAGGTGtttgtgtttggactttggagtctagcaaagagaaagagagaatgaCAAACATGCTGAACTGTAACTTGGGGGATTTTCCTTTGAAGTACTTGGGGATAGCATCTGAATATGGGGTTTTTTGATCCCATAATTCAGAAAATGTTCAAAAGGCTAGACCCATGGTGGTAGAGTCCGCTACCCTGCGACTAGTGCTGCGGAGGTTGTATGGGTGAAAGACGGGAGGACGAGGCCTAGGCGGGCGGCGGCGGACAGGCACCGTGGTGATCACGGCGCAGTGGCGAGTAAGAACGAGGAAGAGggagctcctggagctccggGGTGAAGCCAAGCAACAAATTAGTTGCTCTGCTTAACTTTCTTTCACGGACATTACAGATTCTTATTTCCCTCATCACTCAACTCACACCACTCGACTAAGTCCTTATCTAAGAATAGCAAATACTTTCACGGCTGGGAAACACTTGAAAGGGTCTAGAGGCGCATGCCAGCATGCAATGGCCAGGAAGCAGTCACAGGCACTTAGCCACGGACACAGTTAGGGAGGATGTATGCCGGTCATAACTCATAACACATGGAAAGGGAGAAATCTTACTTCTGGGGGCAGATTGATCCTGACCACCAATTCCTGCTTAAGCAGTATTCCTATGTACTGCATGAGCTTCTATTGGCTGCAGGAAGGGGTTCATAAGAAGATGGGTGGTATAAGGACTAATTTTCTTTGGCAAGGAAGTTTAGGTACCACATGACCAAATGGAAAATGGTCTCTAGGCCAAAAGACCATGGGGGTGTAGGGATTATTAATACCAAGATAATGAATGAATGCCTACTAGTAAAGTGGATCTGGAACATACACCAAGAGCCTGATGAACTTTGGTTCAAATTAATTAAGGCTAAATATTTGGATGGTTGTAGCTTCTTCACTTCTAAGAGCAAAGGGGGCTCACAGTTCTGGTAAGGCCTTCATAAGGTCAAACACCTTTTTAGATGGGGAGCTGTTTTCAAAATTGGGGATGGACTAAACTGCAAATTTTGGCAAGACTGCTGGTTACCATGAGGTGCCCTTTAAGATTTCCTATGAGGATCTGTACAGGATGGTCAGAGATCCTGAGTGCTATGTATATGACTGCTGGGTGGAGGACTGGTACATTGACTTTAGAAGACCTCTGTCTGTGCCTGAGTTTGAGAGGTGGAAGGCCTTACAGGATGAACTAGCCAATGTTGTTTTAGATTCTGATTCTCATGATGTGGTTATCTGggctttagaaaaagaaaaagcttTTCACTACCCAGTCTCTATATAGGTTCCTCACTAATTGGGGAGTTTCTAGCAGGATTGCTGGTTACATTTGGAAAAGTAGGATCCCTTTGAAGATTAAATTAAATTATTTCTGTGTCAGATATTTAACAACAAACTGCAGGTGGCACTAAGCTTGACGAGAAGGGGTTGGAAAGGAGGTGACAAGTGTTGTCTGTGTGGTGGCTTAGAGTCTGTAGATCATATTTTTTCCGCTCGTTTTGTTTGGAGTATCGTAAAGGAGGTGTTCAGTTTGAATAATGTTCCTAGATCACTAAAAGAATTCTCGGAAACCTGGTTGCAGGGCCCTTGCCTTTTCGTttaggtccagtttagttccccaaatattttgcaaaatttttcacattccccgtcacatcgaatctttggacgcatgcatgaagcattaaatataaataaaaaataaaactaattacacagtttagacgaaatccacgagacgaatcttttaagcctaattagactatgattggacactatttgccaaataacaacgaaactgctacagtgcttcattttgcaaaatgaagtcatctaaacaggcccttaatcaTGTTCTTGTTTGCAGGCTATTGAAAAAGATGGCTATTGAAAAAAAGACTACCTAAAGCTCCTGCTGACATGATCTATGTTGCTTTATCCTTACTGCAGAAATGGTGCATCATGTTGAAAGAGGTGGATAAGGAGCGCATTATGTGTAAGCAAGGCATGTAATCCTGAGTTCGTGCTTATTTCCTTTTACAGATAGCGTTGAGCTTGGCATGGAAATTCTCCTCTCGAGCACGTCCTTGTATGATATACGTACGTGTACATGCACGTATGGTATGGTGGACGGCAAGATTAGCTTGCTTGTTCCTCACGAATGCATCTTTGGATTTCCTTTCTTTTACTTTCCAGAATTAGCATCAGCATTGTATATAAATAGCTAGCTAATATATTGAGAAAAGCTGTCACGGTTTGTGCAGCACCAAAAACTCCTGAGTCTCATTTGCATCTTAGCGTTCGTAAGCTGAGTTCTCCGGAAGAATTCTGGCCGCCGGAGAAAGTTTCGGCTGACATTTGGTACCAGAGCCGTTGACCACGAGAAGGGATGGAGCACTATTCCGTTCCGCCCGGTGGCCGTGGAGGGCGACGAGGTTGCCGCGTCTCGCCCTCACCAGCGCCGCGTAGAGGGCGCCGTGATGTCGTGTTCCACCGCACCGCGGATGACGCCGGCACTAAGTTCCCCATGCTCACACGCACCAACTACCAGGAGTGGGCGATGTTGATGTAGGTGAACTTGGAGGCGGCGGGGTGGTGGTATGCTGTTGAGCCGGAGGAAGACGAGGAGATCGTCTACCGCCATGATCGTCTGGCGCTCGCCGCGATCCTGCGATCCGTTCCACCTGAGATGCTTACAGGTCTTTGCGAGAAAAGGACGACAGCAGAAGCATGGGCGGCAATCAAGCGGATCCGTGTCGGGGTCCAGCAGGTGCGCGAGGCCAATGCGCAGCAGCTCCGGCGTGAGTTCAGCGCCCTGGTATGGAAGGAGGTGGAGACCGCGGAAGATTTCGTGAACCGCATCACCGGGCTCGCCGCTGATCTACGCCTCCTCGGCGACAATGTCACCGACGCTGAGGTCGTGAGGAAGATGCTGCAGGTCGTGCCGGAGCACCTCGCTCAGGTGGCGATCTCCATCGAGACCCTGCTCG
Proteins encoded in this region:
- the LOC136503846 gene encoding uncharacterized protein, with the translated sequence MVRDPECYVYDCWVEDWYIDFRRPLSVPEFERWKALQDELANVVLDSDSHDVVNLEAAGWWYAVEPEEDEEIVYRHDRLALAAILRSVPPEMLTGLCEKRTTAEAWAAIKRIRVGVQQVREANAQQLRREFSALVWKEVETAEDFVNRITGLAADLRLLGDNVTDAEVVRKMLQVVPEHLAQVAISIETLLDINNISVEEVTGRLRAVEQRRKPVPVLDNQGWLLLCEEEWLARLKLRESEEKGSRSSSSGTSSKKRSGHRRGKGDGSTSRDSNKSQSDSG